A genomic segment from Candidatus Nanopelagicales bacterium encodes:
- the nth gene encoding endonuclease III, which produces MRRQNNRADESPLAQVRRARRIYRALAMTYPDAHCELDFEGAFQLLVATVLSAQCTDKRVNQVTPRIFARYPNPQSLAAADTAELEDLIRPTGFFRAKAANLRASSARICDEHGGHVPGTLRDLITLPGVGRKTANVILGNAFGVPGISVDTHVSRLAKRLGLTAREDADHIESDLMGLFPRAQWTQLSHVLIWHGRRCCHARRPTCWVCPISQWCPSAATLGSR; this is translated from the coding sequence GTGAGGCGCCAGAACAACCGGGCAGACGAGAGCCCGCTCGCGCAAGTTCGCCGTGCGCGGCGCATCTACAGGGCGCTGGCCATGACCTATCCCGACGCCCATTGCGAACTCGATTTCGAAGGAGCCTTCCAACTTCTCGTCGCCACGGTGTTGTCGGCGCAGTGCACGGACAAGCGCGTGAATCAAGTGACCCCACGGATCTTCGCCAGGTACCCGAACCCACAATCCCTCGCGGCGGCCGACACCGCGGAGTTGGAGGACCTGATACGGCCCACCGGCTTCTTCCGCGCGAAGGCGGCCAATCTGCGAGCCTCGTCAGCGCGCATCTGTGACGAACACGGCGGCCACGTGCCAGGCACTCTGCGGGATCTGATCACGCTGCCCGGTGTGGGCCGCAAGACCGCCAACGTCATCCTGGGCAACGCATTCGGTGTCCCTGGAATCAGCGTCGACACGCACGTCTCGCGCCTCGCCAAGCGTCTTGGGTTGACCGCGCGCGAGGATGCCGATCACATCGAGTCTGACCTGATGGGCTTGTTCCCCCGTGCGCAGTGGACACAGTTGTCGCACGTTCTCATCTGGCACGGCCGACGCTGCTGTCACGCCCGCAGACCGACCTGTTGGGTCTGCCCTATCTCGCAATGGTGCCCCTCCGCCGCCACACTGGGATCTCGATGA
- a CDS encoding Crp/Fnr family transcriptional regulator encodes MDDVLMQAPLFVALGPEAAAALRAATHEVRLAKGDLLFREGDEGDRLYVLEEGKIKLGTASVDGRDTLLAVLGPGEMIGELSLFDPGPRTATATALTDIVAREVGHDALRPWLAGRPEVAEALLRALAKRLRKTNEAMSDLVFSDVPGRVAKALLDLGERFGVSTEDGLTVTHDMTQEELAQLVGASRETVNKALADFAQRGWIRLDSRSVTLADVDRLQRRAR; translated from the coding sequence GTGGACGACGTGCTTATGCAGGCGCCGCTGTTCGTTGCCCTGGGTCCCGAAGCAGCCGCGGCCCTTCGTGCGGCGACACACGAAGTGCGGCTCGCCAAGGGCGATCTGCTGTTCCGCGAGGGCGATGAGGGCGATCGCCTGTACGTGCTGGAAGAAGGCAAGATCAAGCTCGGCACGGCTTCGGTTGACGGCCGCGACACCCTTCTGGCAGTTCTGGGTCCGGGCGAGATGATCGGTGAGCTGTCACTGTTCGACCCCGGGCCCCGCACGGCAACCGCCACAGCGTTGACTGACATCGTCGCCCGCGAGGTTGGGCACGATGCGCTGCGGCCGTGGCTCGCTGGGCGCCCCGAGGTCGCGGAGGCTTTGCTGCGGGCTCTGGCCAAGAGGCTGCGCAAGACGAACGAGGCCATGTCGGACCTAGTCTTCTCCGACGTTCCTGGCCGTGTGGCGAAGGCGCTGCTGGATCTTGGCGAACGCTTTGGAGTCTCAACGGAAGATGGCCTGACAGTCACTCACGATATGACTCAGGAGGAACTCGCGCAGCTCGTGGGCGCGTCGCGCGAGACCGTCAACAAGGCTCTGGCCGACTTCGCGCAGCGTGGGTGGATCAGGCTCGACTCTCGCTCCGTCACGCTCGCGGACGTCGACAGATTGCAGCGCCGGGCTCGGTAG